In Oryza sativa Japonica Group chromosome 11, ASM3414082v1, the following are encoded in one genomic region:
- the LOC112936903 gene encoding uncharacterized protein gives MDDAKLDQEVVVLVPPASGVDERASSPWPDLLPELAGMVFCRLLSYRDRLRFQAVCRSWRLAAPRQHPLPPPLPWLSLDRATYQSLPDGEVHRLVPDPDDDELPGTVCRGSFDGWLLYHRPPEQPPPQPQRQPECFLRNPLSMAKIALPNHAPVGLCPGGCYDAMCFPKPEEFMRKIIVRSPDHVAAMTDYFILLHLPPKPPQLPYWSFTAATISIDDGGLFTSHHCWRDMALYHGKLYSISTGEELFVHEFSSSEAVSSPSSSTTTATQHRPRYCRGEVVIDTAPPLDDEEHGYYWVRNLHLVESCTGDKPLLMVRWRWRLPAVYDYRHWCADELSKEIKLDVFEADMENRRWSEVEEIGDQAIFLGNTNSKAVPTLPDHGSSIFFLGSIVTDYCLDGIIDGIGDCAYGVYNMKNGTFRFDNPVSIKRDRVPLGLDDDGYPPKRWRPRWIADWFFPS, from the coding sequence ATGGACGACGCGAAACTCGACCAGGAAGTCGTTGTGCTTGTACCTCCAGCCAGCGGCGTGGACGAACGCGCCTCGTCGCCATGGCCGGACCTCCTACCGGAGCTGGCGGGCATGGTCTTCTGCCGTCTCCTGTCCTACAGAGACCGCCTCCGCTTCCAAGCCGTGTGCCGTTCGtggcgcctcgccgcgccgcggcagcacccgctgccgccgccgctgccctggCTCAGCTTGGACCGCGCCACCTACCAGAGCCTCCCCGACGGCGAGGTGCACCGCCTCGTCCccgaccccgacgacgacgaacttCCCGGCACCGTCTGCCGCGGCTCCTTCGATGGCTGGCTCCTCTACCACCGGCCgccggagcagccgccgccgcagccgcagcgccAACCCGAGTGCTTTCTGAGGAACCCTCTCTCCATGGCCAAGATTGCTCTGCCCAACCACGCTCCCGTCGGGCTCTGCCCCGGCGGCTGCTACGACGCCATGTGCTTCCCCAAGCCCGAGGAATTCATGCGCAAGATCATCGTGCGCTCGCCGGACCACGTCGCCGCCATGACTGACTATTTCATCCTCCTCCACCTTCCGCCCAAGCCGCCGCAGTTGCCGTACTGGTCATTCACGGCCGCCACCATCTccatcgacgacggcggcctctTTACCTCGCACCACTGCTGGCGCGACATGGCCTTGTACCACGGCAAGCTCTACTCCATCAGCACCGGCGAGGAGCTCTTCGTCCACGAGTTCAGCAGCAGCGAGGCCGTCtcgtcgccgtcatcgtcgacgacgacggcaacgCAGCATAGACCTCGCTACTGCCGCGGCGAGGTCGTGATCGACACAGCTCCTCCTCTCGACGACGAAGAACACGGTTACTATTGGGTGCGCAACCTCCACCTCGTCGAGTCGTGCACCGGCGACAAGCCGCTGCTGATGgtccggtggcggtggcgcctcCCCGCCGTCTACGATTACCGCCATTGGTGCGCCGACGAGCTGAGCAAGGAGATCAAGCTGGACGTGTTCGAGGCGGACATGGAGAATCGCCGGTGgtcggaggtggaggagatagGTGACCAGGCAATCTTCCTCGGCAACACCAACTCCAAGGCAGTCCCGACATTGCCGGATCATGGGAGCTCCATATTCTTCTTGGGATCCATTGTTACTGACTACTGCTTGGATGGGATCATCGATGGCATCGGCGACTGCGCCTACGGTGTGTATAACATGAAGAACGGCACTTTCAGGTTCGATAATCCGGTGTCCATAAAGAGGGATAGGGTGCCTTTAGGGTTAGATGATGATGGATACCCACCTAAACGATGGAGACCTCGATGGATAGCTGATTGGTTCTTCCCGTCTTAA
- the LOC4349811 gene encoding ribonuclease H2 subunit A: MVAAVAPEWATKEPCLMGIDEAGRGPVLGPMVYGCMYCARSYQDTLATLKFADSKTLKEEQREELFESLKDNSSIGWEVDVICPKELSAKMLKRSKVNLNEISHNSAMGLVKRALDMGVLLAEVYIDTVGDAEKYRIKLTEKFPGIKFVVAKKADSLFPVVSGASIVSKVTRDRALRNWVFDETAQNMHMNTGSGYPGDPSTKQWLEDHKHPIFGFPSLVRFSWGTCTPFFNDAIEVTWESNELEEDAGSNGSVKRQVKLSSLGFTGFKRKSEEIDSSGKGRCKFFQARKLELVRKFQ; this comes from the exons ATGGTGGCAGCGGTGGCGCCGGAGTGGGCCACCAAGGAGCCCTGCCTCATGGGAATCGACGAGGCTGGGCGCGGCCCCGTTCTCG GTCCAATGGTGTATGGCTGCATGTACTGCGCTCGTTCCTACCAAGACACTCTTGCAACCCTTAAATTTGCAG ATTCGAAGACCTTGAAGGAAGAACAAAGGGAGGAGCTGTTTGAAAGTCTAAAAGACAATAGTTCAATTGGGTGGGAAGTGGATGTCATATGCCCAAAGGAGCTATCTGCTAAAATGTTAAAAAG ATCGAAAGTTAACCTGAATGAAATATCTCATAACTCTGCAATGGGTCTGGTCAAAAGAGCTCTTGACATGGGAGTTCTACTAGCAGAG GTCTACATTGATACGGTTGGAGATGCGGAGAAGTACAGGATCAAATTGACTGAAAAGTTCCCAGGCATCAAATTTGTGGTTGCCAAGAAGGCTGATAGCCTTTTCCCAGTTGTTAGTGGAGCAAGTATAGTTTCGAAG GTTACCAGAGACAGAGCCTTGAGAAACTGGGTATTTGATGAAACGGCTCAGAATATGCACATGAACACTGGGTCTGGTTATCCAGGAG ATCCTTCCACTAAACAATGGTTAGAAGATCACAAACATCCGATATTTGGATTCCCGTCTTTGGTTCGTTTTAGCTGGGGAACTTGCACGCCCTTCTTCAATGACGCAATTGAAGTTACCTG GGAGTCCAATGAACTTGAAGAAGATGCAGGTAGCAACGGTAGTGTTAAGAGACAGGTCAAGCTATCAAGCTTAGGCTTTACTGGATTCAAAAGGAAGTCTGAGGAGATCGACTCAAGTGGGAAAGGCCGTTGCAAGTTCTTCCAGGCTCGCAAACTTGAACTTGTCAGGAAGTTTCAGTGA
- the LOC112936904 gene encoding uncharacterized protein, protein MGVAASNCGLQRRRRRCPSSDDRLEGELGRNLVGEVVAVPPAGAGDDDDGRGSPWSDLPPELAGLVFCRLLSHGDRRRFRAVCSDWRLAAREQVAVTTGPSSSSLQLPPSLPWLALDRRTYQSLPDGEVHRFADGPGIMVCRGSFDGWLLYHRNGYRDIRSSFLWNPFSGAVLDLPSRCDDAAGGEPMCFVNAIKRKIVVCSPDLVAAAVEYTSLIFHLPNKHSSWARTNPNICCHDIAFHHGKLYSINNNDALFVHEFFTTTAADRGGGSARVTASSDWAAVTDARPPREHLGNHGYHLRFTSYLVASLAGKLLLVRWSLPDELFSGEGGRLAFSLLSNLITVRVFEADMEARRWTEVTDIGDDQALFVSATCSRALRLPDNNGGGRHGFLRGNRVFIVGSDLGRRCGGGGGGIGCCCCSCGVYDMSNGRFSTVSLKRWRAGHEQRSRDTSE, encoded by the coding sequence ATGGGCGTCGCTGCAAGCAACTGCGGcttgcagcgccgccgccgccgctgcccctcgTCGGACGACCGTCTCGAAGGCGAGCTCGGGCGCAACCTTGTCGGAGAAGTTGTTGCGGTgcctcccgccggcgccggcgacgacgacgacggacgggGATCGCCATGGTCGGACctgccgccggagctcgccgggtTGGTGTTCTGCCGGCTGCTGTCCcacggcgaccgccgccgcttccgggcCGTCTGCAGCGACTGGCGCCTCGCCGCGCGGGAGCAGGTAGCGGTAACGACGGGCCCGAGCTCGTCGTCGCTGCAGCTGCCGCCGTCTCTGCCGTGGCTCGCCCTCGACCGCCGCACCTACCAGAGCCTCCCCGACGGCGAGGTGCACCGGTTCGCCGACGGGCCCGGGATCATGGTGTGCCGCGGCTCGTTCGACGGCTGGCTCCTCTACCACCGGAACGGCTACCGCGACATCAGGAGCAGCTTCCTCTGGAACCCCTTCTCCGGCGCCGTGCTAGACCTGCCGTCTCGctgcgacgacgccgccggcggcgagcccatGTGCTTCGTCAACGCCATCAAGCGCAAGATCGTCGTCTGCTCGCcggacctcgtcgccgccgccgtcgagtaCACCTCGCTGATCTTTCACCTGCCGAACAAGCACTCGTCGTGGGCGAGGACCAACCCGAATATTTGCTGCCATGACATCGCCTTCCACCACGGGAAGCTCTACTCCATCAACAACAACGACGCGCTCTTTGTCCATGAATtcttcaccaccaccgccgccgatcGCGGCGGCGGTTCGGCGAGGGTCACGGCATCATCGGATTGGGCGGCAGTGACCGACGCGCGGCCTCCGAGGGAGCACCTCGGCAACCACGGGTACCACCTGAGGTTCACCTCCTACCTCGTCGCGTCGCTCGCCGGCAAGCTGCTGCTGGTCCGGTGGAGCCTCCCCGACGAGCTGTTCTCCGGCGAGGGGGGGCGCCTCGCCTTCTCCCTGCTGAGCAACCTTATCACGGTCAGGGTGTTCGAGGCGGACAtggaggcgcggcggtggacGGAGGTGACGGACATAGGCGACGACCAGGCTCTCTTCGTCAGCGCGACCTGCTCCAGGGCACTCCGATTGCCGGACAACAatggcggcggccgccatggATTTCTCCGAGGCAACCGCGTGTTCATCGTGGGATCCGATTTGGGCcgacgctgcggcggcggcggcggtggcattggctgctgctgctgctcatgcGGTGTGTATGACATGAGCAATGGCAGGTTCAGCACGGTGTCACTGAAGAGATGGCGAGCTGGACATGAGCAGAGGTCGAGGGACACGAGTGAATGA